The Neptunomonas concharum genomic interval TCCGTATCAGCGCTAATGGCGTCAACGATGAAACGCAGATTCATACCCATATGTGTTATTCGGAGTTTAACGATATTATCGAATCGATCGCCAACATGGACGCCGATGTGATCACTATTGAAACCTCACGGTCTGATATGGAGCTATTGGATGTATTTGAACACTTCAATTACCCCAACGACATAGGGCCAGGGGTCTATGATATTCACACCCCCAATATCCCATCACAAGCGCAGATGGTTGCCTTGATGGAAAAAGCAGCCTGTAGAATTCCTGCCGAGCGGCTTTGGGTCAACCCCGACTGTGGCTTAAAAACCCGCCAATGGAAGGAAGTGATACCCGCTCTTGAAAACATGGTAGCTGCGGCCAAAGCACTGAGGCAGAAAGCGTTAAAAGCCGTAAGCTAATAACGCTAACACGGGTAAAGCTACACCGATCTTAACCTTGATGATGCGTAAGCCGAAAGCCTAACCACACTGGATTGCCTTCGATCACATCTGTGATTGAAGGTAATTTTCTATACCCAGCATTTTAATTAAACGTAGCTGTTGCTCTAACCAGTAGGCATGGTCAACTTCAGTATCTTCCAGCAATTTTTGTAAGATCTCCCGTGACTGGTAATCCTGCTCCTCTTCGCAGACCTTGATAACCTCTTTTAGTCGGTTACCCACTTCATATTCGATACGCAGATCACTTTCCAGCATCTCTGCTACATGTGTTCCAATCTGTAGCCCTTCACGCGCCACCATATTGGGTGTCCCTTCAAGAAACAGCATACGTTCGATGAGTAAAGCAGCATGCCCTTTTTCATCTTCTACTTCATGATCTATACGTTCAAAGAGTTTACTCAACCCCCAATCATCATACATACGCGAATGGATAAAATACTGATCCATGGCGGCCAGTTCCATTGCCAGTAGGGAGTTCAATCCGTCTATAACCCGTTGATTACCTTTCATTCTTTTTTCCTCGCCTACATTTTACTTTGAAGGTAGTTTGCTATGCCTACTTGCCCAATTAAGTGTTGCTGCGCTTCAATCCAATCTAAATGCTCTTCTTCCTCGGATAGAATTTTTTCCAACAATTCACGGCTGACAAAATCGGACTGTGTTTCGCATAAAGCGATCGCTTCGCGTAACAATGTAAGTTGGCTCATTTCAAAATCCAGGTCACCTTGCAACATCTCGGCCGTGTGTTCACCAATTCGTAAACGCTCCAAATGCTGGAGGTTGGGCAACCCTTCAAGAAACAAAATGCGCTCAATAAGGTCGTCGGCTTGTTTCATATCCTTGATGGATTTTTTGTATGCTTTCTCATTGAGTTCACCCAGACCCCAATTTTTATACATACGCGCATGCAAAAAAAACTGGTTAATAGATGTCAACTCAGCAGTCAGCACCTTGTTGAGCATGCTTAATACTTGCTTATCACCCTGCATATAACTCTCCAAAAATATGACTAAAGGCTAAATGTATAGACAGAGTTTATGGCAAGCCACGACAGAAGTACAAAAACCCAATTAAAAAGTAACAAACACTTGATATAAATCTATATGAGAATTATTATCAATCACACTAACATATAGGTTTTATGATTATGTATATCTGTATTTGCAATGCCGTCACTGACTCACACATTCGAAACGCCATTGATGAAGGCGCCACCAGCGTCGCTGATCTTAATAAGTCATTATCTGTCGGCAGCTGCTGCGGGAAATGTACGCGTTCAGCCAGAGAGCTAATAAAAGATCATCTGGCCGATTCAAAGATCGATTCTCTGTCCTACAATGCTGCCTGATCTTTATTGGCAGATAGGCTGTATGTTCTCTGCAAAGCTCTCGGTATACTCTTTCGCTATTAGATAAACGAAAGTATGAGTCATACCCTATGCCGCCCCTCTCTTTTGCATCGTTACCCCTTGATCAATGGTGTCAGCGCCTACCGTTAATCAACCAACTAATCGCCACCGAAGAGCTATTTTGGCTGAACCCAAAGTTGATCCCATTTCATCAGGCCAAAACTACACTACCGCTGAGTGATAAAGATACTCAAGATGCAGCTGCGCGGTTGCAGCGTTTCAGTACTTACATTCGTCAGGTTTTCCCAGAAACCAAGCCAGCCCAAGGGTTAATTGAGTCTCCCCTGCGAGCTATTCCTCAGATGCAGACGGCGCTATCTGATTACTACAAAACTCCCCTCCCCGGTCGTTTCCTACTCAAATGTGATAGCCACCTGCCCATATCCGGCTCAATCAAAGCCCGTGGTGGTATTTACGAAGTCCTGAAATATGCCGAAACATTAGCGTTGGAAGCTGGGCTCATTACAGAGTCCGATAACTACGTAACATTTAATGATGAAGCCTTACGCCAACATTTTGCCCAACATCGTGTGATTGTAGGCTCCACCGGCAACCTAGGGCTCAGTATCGGCATTATGAGTGCACGCTTAGGCTTTAAGGTGACAGTGCATATGTCGGCCGATGCTAGGCAGTGGAAAAAGGAGCTACTACGCAGCAAAGGGGTAGACGTCGTTGAGCATGCCGATGACTATAGCAAAGCGGTAGAACAAGGCAGACTCGAAGCCTCAGCCTCGCCTAATAGCCACTTTGTGGATGATGAACATTCTCAGGATCTATTTCTTGGTTATAGCGTGGCAGCACTTCGCTTACAAAAACAGTTAGGAGAACAAAACATCGTGGTAGATCAGGCGCATCCCCTATTTGTTTATCTACCCTGCGGTGTCGGTGGTGGTCCGGGTGGTGTTGCCTTTGGCCTGAAACAACTATGGGGCGATAACGTCCATTGTTTCTTTGCAGAGCCGACGCACTCTCCCTGTATGTTGCTCGGCATGTACTCCGAGTTACATGAAGGTATCAGCGTACAGGATATCGGTTTGGATAATCACACCTGTGCCGATGGCTTAGCGGTGGGTCGGCCTTCCGGTTTTGTTGGCAAAGTAATGGAGCCATTGCTATCTGGGATATTCACCGTTGCGGATAACGAGCTCTATAAATTGCTAGCGCTGCTCAAACAAAGTGAAAATATTATGCTCGAGCCCTCCGCGCTGGCCGGTATGCCGGGCATACACTGGGCCAACCAGCAGCAAGACTACCTAAAACAGCACGCTATAGAAGCTGACAAGATCACCCACATTGTCTGGGCAACCGGTGGCAATATGGTCCCTGAGATTGAACAACAAGCTTACTTAGACCAAGGAATTTCGCTGCTCAATTATGACAAATCATAATTAGGAATTATAACTCTAAGGAAAGATTAGCAAGATTCATTAATTCATCTTAATTGTGTCACAGAAGTAACACAGAGGCTTTCTATTCTGTTGCCATTCGTTGAGTACCTGTCTGTTACGGGTACCTGTTTTGGCTGCAGGAAGATATGTCTGATAAAGTAATACTCGTTATATTGGATGGCCTGAATGCTCAGGTTGCCAGTGAATGCATGGGATTTATGGAGGCCTTAAGGGCACAGGGGATTGCTACCCGATACCAAATCTCATGCGAACTCCCTTCCATGTCACGTCCTTTGTATGAGGCGATACTGACAGGTGTCACCCCGATTGTGAGTGGCATTGTCCACAACCATGTTATCCGTAACTCCAACCAACAAAGTATTTTCAGCCTGGCTCGCCAAGCAGGACTAAGCACAGCGGCAGCCAGCTATCACTGGATCAGCGAGCTCTATAACCACTCACCCTACGATGCTATACGTGACCGACACACCTGTGATGAGTCCTTACTGATCCAACATGGCTGCTTTTATCATGCCGATCACTATCCCGATGATCACCTATTTCTTGATGCTGAATGGCTAAGACGCCAGCATGACCCGGACTTCTTATTAGTCCATCCCATGAACATCGATAACGCTGGACATAGAGAGGGCTTAGATAGTAGCCATTACCGCAATACCACCCGCAAGACAGACATGATCTTGTCTGACTATCTTCCCCAGTGGATAGAAGCAGGTTATCAGATCCTGATCACCGCTGATCACGGTATGAACAATGACCGCAGCCATGGCGGCACCTTGCCCGAGGAGCAGCAAGTTCCCCTGTTTGTGATCGGTTCAGCGTTTTCTCACCAACCTACATGTAAACCGTCACAGACTGACTTGTGCGGGACGGTTTGCGAACTGCTCGGCATCAGGATGCACAACAAGCCAATCTGCAAAGATCTATTGCTGTTAGATCCTTCACTCAAGGAGTGTAGCTAATGGCGCTAGTTATTTTCGATTTAGATGAAACCCTACTAGCAGGTGATTCATCTTCACTGTTTTGCCATTTCCTTGTAGAGCAAGGGTTAGCCGATCAGCCGTTTATTGTAAAAGAACAGCAGTTAATGGCGCTTTATAGCCAACAACAGCTCTCGATGGATGATTACATTGCGTTTCAATTATCGCCCTTGGCCAGTATCAGCGTGGCAGATATCGAAGCACTTTTACCCACATTCGTTGCAAACTATATTGCTCCTCGTTTCTACCCTGAAGCACTGGAGCTTATCGCCCAATTAAGGGCTCAAGGCGATCGTATTCTGGTTATCTCTGCCACGGCCGCCTTTATCGTTCGTGCAGCCTGCCAGCACTTAGGTATTGACGATGTTATCGCCATCGAGCTTGAAGAGAGCGAAGCAGGCTACTATACCGGCCAAATCAGAGGAATACCCTCTTACCGCGAAGGCAAAGTCACCCGCCTGAAAGCTTGGCTGAATAGGCAAAATGAGACGCTAGAAAACGCCGCTTTCTATTCCGACTCTATTAATGATCTTCCCCTGCTTGAAGCTGTACCTCATCCCATTGCAACCAACCCGGATGATTTACTCAAGCAAACAGCCATAGAACGGACATGGCAAACCCTGACATGGACGTGCTAAGACCGATGACGACTCACTCTACTAACACTCAAAAACTAATCAGGAACTGTGCTATGTCCAGACTATTACTCGCAAGTGCTGCCGTTTTAATGGCTTCAAATGTCATGGCGGCTTGTCCAACGGTTACCGCTAAAGATGCAAAGGGTGAATACCCTTATATCTTTGAGAAGGCTGAATTTGAGAAAATTTATCAGTGCCAACTATCCTTTACAGGCAACCCATCTGCTAAAGCACTCAATGAGCGTATTGCAGGCAACCCTGCACTACCTGCGCTTACAGATCGACTGCCTACAGAGCCTTTAGTGATTGCACCCTATGTTCAAGTTGGTCAATACGGTGGAGTTCTTGACGGTATATCCAAAGCCACAGAGTCAGGCACCTCTGACCTGCTGTCCGTTCGTCACGTGAACCTGACTCGCTTTAGCGACGATCTGAAAACCGTCGTACCGAATGTCGCTAAGCGCTGGAAGTGGAATGATAACTTTACAGAATTGACCATGGAACTGCGTAAAGGCCACAAGTGGTCTGACGGTGCCCCTTTCACCGCCGAAGATGTCGCCTTTTGGTACAACAACATGTTGATGGATACCAACATCATCAAATCACCGAAAGATCGTTTCCTATCAGATGGCAAACCCATGAAAGTTGAAGCGCTTAACGAAACAACCGTGCGCTTTACTCTGAATGCTCCGAAACCGGGCCTGACCGCTATGTTTGCACAGGACTATGCGCAACCATTCCAACCCAAACATCTACTTAGCAAATTCCACCCAGACTTTAATCAAGATGCCAATAAACTAGCGAAAGAACTTGGCTTTGAAGATGGGTACGCCGTGATCAATTTCTATTACGGCCAATCTGACTGGAAAGATGTCCCTTCGCCATTACTAAAAGATAAAGCTGCTGCAGAAAGCTTGGTAAAATCCGGTTTTACAGCGGTTGCCCCAACACTGGAATCTCATATCCTTGTTGAAGAGACATTAGAAGGTCGTCGCTTGGTGGCTAACCCCTATTTCTTCCAGACCGATACCGCCGGTAACCAACTCCCCTACATCAACGAAATCAATGAAATTTTCATTGGTGACGAAGATATCCAAACCACCAAAATGATTGCCGGTGAGATTGATTACAAAGCCCAAGCAGTTAACCTGCCTGCCGCACCGGTACTGCTGGAGAACAAAGATAAAGGTGGGTATGAAGTTGCCCTGCGCCCAACTATCGGTGAAGTAGCTTTTGCCTTTAACCTGACCGATAAAGACTTAGAAAAACGCGACATCTTCAATAACGTAGATTTTCGCCGCGCGATGTCCCTTGCTGTCAACCGAGATCAGATAAACGAAATCGCCTATTTTGGATTAGGCACCCCTACGCAATACACCGCCTTTGACGCGGACACCGCTTCCTTTGTTACCGATAAGCAGAAGCAAGCGTGGATAACCTACAACACAAAAGAAGCCGCCAAATTGCTGGATAAAGCCGGTGTAGTGGATAAAGATGGTGATGGTCTACGGGATCTGCCGTCCGGTAAGAAGTTAGAACTTAACATCCAGTATTCCACTCAGGGCGTTGCCACTGAGCTTGTTGAAATCATTGCCGCAAACTGGAATGCAGTAGGTGTTAAAACCACTCAGAAAGAAGTGACATCCGATGAGTATCGTAACTCCCAGTCTGCAAATGACCTGAGTGTTACTTTCTGGACCATGGGACGTCCACTGGCAACGCTGGCTAGTAATACCACTGACTTACTCCCTCCTTACGGCAGCTTCTTTGATCTGCGCACAGGTATGTTATGGGAGCAGTACCGTAATACAAAAGGTGCTGAAGGCGTCAAACCACCAGCCACAGTCGATGAAATGGAACAATTAGCGAATGAGTTTGTTCAGTTACCCATGGGTAGCGACGCCTCTGCAAAAGTTGGTCATGCCATCGCTCAAAAAATGGTCGATGACCTCTTTGTTATAGGTACGGTAAAAGCCGTTGCGCCTATCTACTACAGCCGCAAACTAGGCAACTTCGAAGTACCTAAAACCTCCTCTTACGACTACTACCGTGTTTACCCTTACATGGCAACACAGTGGTTCTTATCAGAAGGCGGCGTCGCTAAACAGTAAATAAACATGAACCCCGTCTTCAGGCGGGGTTCTTTTCTCTGACTAACTGTAGATATTGATACCGTGATCATTCACTTTTTATCAGAAACTTGGCTCCTTTGGTTGATTCTGTTCACCGGTGCGCTTCTGTTTCGAGCCTCCCGGAACAGTCAATACTTTCATTATGTATTTAACCGCTACTTGTTAGCACTGGTTACCTTACTCACCGTCAGTGCCATTGTCTTTTCGTTGATGGAAGTACTGCCTGGGGACTGTGCAGAAAAGATGATCGCTTACAAAAATACCCAGGGTGAAAGCATCACCCAAGCCGATATCGCTGCCGAACGCGCACGCATGGGGCTGGATAAATCGCTACCCGAGCGCTGGGTCAACTGGGTAACCGATCTCACGTTAAAAGGTGATCTAGGCTTTAGCTGTGCAAAACGACAATCGGTGAATTTGGCATTAGGTGACCGTTTCTGGTTAAGCTTCTGGTTCTGTATTGCTGGGTTAGTGTTTTCCTACCTGATCGCGGTTCCTTTTGGGATTTTATCAGCATGGGTACTCAACAAACCCTGGAAAGACCGGAGCCCTCAACACACCCAAGCCAAACGACTCCTTAACACAGCAGGCCTAGGGCTTGCCAAAATGACAGACGTGATGCTGCGAATCATCAGCTATCTCGGTCTAGCTTTACCTAACTTCCTTTTGGCACTCACGATTATTTTGCTTTACGTGTTTGCCGGAGAAGCGGCACCCACAGGGCTATTTTCTGATGAGTGGAAACAGGTAAGCTGGTTTACCGAAAGCGGTTTCCAATGGGGCAAACTCAACGACTTTTTAGGGCATATCTGGCTACCGATCTTTGTTATTGGCTGGTCAGCAACAGCGCTTCAACTGCAAACTGTTCGCGCCTTAGTAGTAGACGAATCCAACAAGCTTTACGTGGATGCAGCCAAAGCCCGTGGCGTACATGGATTCAACTTGTGGGCAAAATATCCCGTCCGTCATTCCATTAGCCCGCTATTTAACAGCGTTGGCTTTGATTACCAACGAATCTTTAACGACCTCCCTATTGTGGCCATTGTGATTGGTCTGACCGATGCATCAGCCCTCTTAATTGAAGCTCTAGCAATGACTAATGACCAAGAACTCGCCGCCGGTATTCTGTTTTTAGTGGCTTTGGTGGTGATTTCGATGAACTTTATTACCGATATTGTGCTTGCAGCCGTAGACCCACGCGTGCGCAAGAGTGTATTAGGCACAGGAGGCCCAGCCTGATGTTAACAGCCATTTTTCGTAAAAATAAGCCTCAAACTGATACCTACGATGAGAGCTATTATACCGCAGGGCAGTTTGCGCTAATCAAAGCCCGCTTTATGAAAAAAACCGTAGGCCTGATTGCCGGATCACTACTGGGGTTTATGGTATTGCTCGGTTTGTTCGCCCCTTTCTTCTCTCCGGTAGATCCCACCATTGAGGGAGCGAATCCAGATTATCGTCGCGGCGCACCACAGGTGGTCTACTTTTGGGATGAGAACGGCTTTTCATGGCGCCCCTTTACTTACACCTACAGCAAAGATAAACCTAAAATCAACTTAAGCGCCCTCGCCAAAGGCGGTAATCTGGCAGCGTTAGATGCCCTTACATCCAGCGGTGCATTGAACTCTTCCACTCAAAATTTATTTACTGTAGATAAAAACCAACGCCGTTATCTGCAGTTCTTAGTTACAGGGTGGGAATACTCACTGCTGAAAATCGATCTATTAGGAATCGATATCAAATGGGATCGCCATCTGTTTGGCGTGGACCAAGGATCTATTCACCTGATGGGAACAGATGAGGACGGCAAGGATGTGTTCAGCCGAACGCTACATGCGATCTGGGTAACCATCAGCATTGCTATTGTTGCCTTAATCGTAAAGCTGTTCGTCTCACTTCTTGTTGGCGGCGTCAGCGGTTACTTTGGCGGTAAAGTAGATGCCGTCTTGATGAGCATCACAGAAGCGGTGCGTGTGATTCCGCCGATTCCCATCTATCTGGCCTGTGCCGTCGCGCTCTCTCAGATCGACCTGACACCGACCCAGCGTTATTTCGCTATCGCTGTAGTGATTGGCGCGTTGGACTTTGCTGCATTGGGTCGCCGCCTACGTACACACATATTGGTGGAGCGTACCCAAGACTATGTGCTGGCAGCACAATTGGCCGGTTCCAGCCATGGACGAGTCATTTGGCGGCATTTGATTCCCAGTTTTGGTAGCTACATCATTGTGGATACTTTGATCAACTTCCCTTATGTCATTTTGGCAGAAACCAGTTTGAGCTTCTTAGGGCTAGGCTTAACCGAGCCTGTAAATAGCTTGGGGGTTCTTCTACAAAAAGCTCAAGATCCCGATATCCAGCAGAATATGGTCTGGCAATTTTTCCCTGTTGCGGTGTTTGTCACCCTGATTATGGCCTTTGTTTTCGTGGGCGATGCCCTACGCGATGCCGCCGACCCTTACTCAGAGAGGAATAAGTAAATGATGGCACTTAATCCCATAAACACCCTGCTCAGTATTCGTGACTTAACATTGGATTTTCGTACCGATGAAGGGCTGGTTAGGGCACTAGATGGTGTTTCTCTGGATATTCATGCCGGCGAAGTCATGGGGCTGGTGGGCGAAAGCGGATCAGGCAAATCAGCCACCGCTAAAGCAATTATGCGCTTGCATCCGGGTAATGCTCTGATACAGAAACCAAGCGAAATACAGCTTTATGATGGCCAACAACGAATCGACGTACTGGGGCTAAACGGTAAAAATCTGCGCACGGTTCGTGGTGGGCAAGTATCAATGATTTTTCAGGAGCCAATGGCGAGCTTTGCCCCAGCGATCACACTGGGTGAGCAGATCATCGAAACGATACAGATTCACCTTAAACATGACAGGAACACGGCTCGAAAAATCGGTATAGAACTGTTTGAGCGAGTAGGCATCCCCATGCCGGAAAAGCGCTTTGATCAATATGTTTTCGAGCTGTCAGGCGGTATGCGCCAACGGGCAATGATCGCTATGGCTTTATCTACCAATCCCAAGCTACTCATAGCCGATGAACCGACCACCGCACTCGATGTTACTATTCAAGCACAAGTACTTGATTTGATGTTAGAACTGCGAGAACAGATGGGTATGGCAATTCTATTCATCACCCATGATTTGGGCGTGATCAGCAAAATCGCAGATAATGTCACCGTGATGCGCCAAGGCAACGTGGTTGAAGCAGGAACAGCTGACGACGTGCTCTATAGTCCACAACACCCTTATACGATTAAATTGCTAGACGCATTACCGCATTTAGAAGCGTTACCGGAACCTCCACAACACCAACCCGAGCCTATTCTGCGTATATCTGATCTATCCATCACTTATCCCATGTCCGGGCAGGGCCGTAAAGGGGATCACTTTAACGCGGTAAAAAATGTTTCTCTCGACCTACCTAAGGGACAAATCATCGGCTTAGTCGGTGAAAGCGGTTCCGGTAAAACATCTTTAGGTAAAGCCATACTGGGAGCTGCCCCCGTCACATCCGGGCAAGTGGAATATCGTACCGAGCAACCGTTTACGCTGAAGGCCGGCAAAGCACTGAAACGACGCCAAATAGCCGCCGTTGCGCAAATGGTCTTTCAGGATCCCTATGGCTCACTCAATCCCCGCATGACAGTAAGGGATATTATCGCGGAGCCTTTAGAAGCCATGAAGCTCACAAGCTCCAAAGCTGAAACCGATCAGCGGGTTATCGAAATGGCAAAGCGGTGCCATCTGGATATCAACCACCTACGTCGCTTCCCTCATGCGTTTTCAGGTGGGCAACGTCAACGTATCAGCATTGCTCGCGCGCTAGTAGCGAACCCGCAATTTCTGGTGGCTGATGAATCGGTAGCGGCGTTGGATGTATCGATACAAGCCGAAATTCTTGACCTGCTAAAAGAGCTCAAAGAGGAGCTAGGCTTAACCATTTTGTTCATATCCCATGACTTGAGTGTCATAGCGAACCTTTGCGACCATGTGTGTGTGATGCGCCACGGTGAGTTAATTGAACAAGGCAGCGTAAGGAAAATTTTCCTCAACCCAGAAAAGCAATACACACAAGAGCTGATTAGCGCTATCCCCTTGCTGGATAAAGTAAAACAGGCCGCCGCATTTGAGATCTGCAGTGACGCAGAAGCACTTGCTCGCCCAAAACGGGCTTCGTCATCTCACGGTAACCAAACTGTTATCCAATAGTCTTTTAAACGTCATTTTCTGGAGCTGTATTGGACATATCCCTATCAGAGATCCGGGCATTTAATGCCACGGTTAAAAACGGTAACTACACAAAAGCAGCATCAGATTTAGGCGTCAGCCAGCCTGCTATTACTGTGCAGATACGTAAAATAGAATCACGCTTTAATGGTGCTCTATTTGAACGTATCAACAACGGCGTGCGCTTGACCAATCTCGGGCAAGAACTCCATCGCGTTACCAGACAATACCCCGACCTTGAAGCCTCAATTCAAGCATTAGCAGAGCCTGAACGACAGACCCAACAAACCATTCATGTCGCCACGGCTTCTCCGCTCATCTTTATGCCGTTATTTGCAAACTTCTACCAGCGTTTCCCTGAGTCCCAGTTACATATTGTGTCAGGCACTACAACAGAGTGTCGCAAGATGTTGCTGGATCGTGAAGTCGATATTGGTTTATTTCCTTGCCCTCTGGAGGAGAACAGCATCTCTAAACTTGCTTATCACAGCCACCATTTAATGGCGATTTTACCGCTCGACCACCCTCTGGGTAATCAGAAGCAACTTAGTGTTCATCAGCTGATTGATTATCCCCTGATTTTCTCTAAAACTGATGCTTATACACAAAAAGTAGTCGATCATGCTTTCAAAGAAGCAGGGCTCACGCCTTTTCCTCATATCCATATGGATTCCCGATATGATACGTGCGAAGCGGTCATCTACGGGCTAGGTATCGGCTTTTCTTTGGCAAATGATATCCGCCCCGACTCTCGATATCTAATGGTGCCAATTCAGGAAGCACAAGAGGAGATCGTCGAGCACGTTGTCTGGCTAAAAGCCCGCAGCGGATTACCTAGTATTCGTAACTTCGTGCAACTAGCCTTAGAAAACCGTTGTGCCGAAACGGGAAAACCTATCCCCTAGTCCACCCTATCATGATGCTGACCAGCGCACAGACGATGATCAGCTAACACCTGTATCACGCGACAGTTTGCCACCTTGCCTCCACTGCAGTGTTCCACCATACGTGTTAACTCCATCTTTAGCGCCTCTAACTGAGCAATGCGTTGCTCAATCGTTGTTATCTGGGCTTTAGCAATCGCATCTGCCTCTTTACAGGAGTGATCAGGCATATCTGCTAAAGTGAGAATCTCTTTGATAGCCGCCAACGAAAAGCCTAGCGCCCTGGCATGACGAATAAAGCCGATCCGGTCTACCTCCTCTTGCCGATAATAACGTTGGTTTCCCTCCGTTCTAAAGGGCTCTGGCACAAGACCAATCTGCTCATAATAGCGAATCGTCTGCACCTTACATCCAGAAGCTTTTGCCGCTTTTCCAATCGAATAGGTCGTCACAGAAAGTCCTTGAAGCTATAGTTACTAGAGCTTTTATACTGTTTGCATCGATTGATCGTCAAGGAATCAACATGATGAAAAGCCCGTTATTAAGCACCACTCACAGCCAATATCAATGGGATGTCAAAGGGATGGATTGCGCCAGCTGTGCAGGCAAGATTGAACATGCACTCGGTCGTCTAGAGGGGGTATCCGATATTCAGGTGTCGGTTATGTCAGGAAAGCTATCGCTGACGTTAGACGCAACCTACAGCAGCACACAACATATTGAAGACTCCCTCTCCTCACTGGGGTTTCAGGCTTCCCTTTATGAACAAGGCCAGAAGGATATGCCGCAAAATATACAGAGCTCTTGGCTTTCCCACCCAAAAGCCAAGCAGGTATTACTAACCGGAACACTGCTGTTATTAGCGTGGTTAGCTAGCTTTATCCTTAGCGAAAGCACCGCCCAATGGGGATTTATCAGTGCCTGCTTAGTGGCTCTTGCGCCAATTGGAAAAAAAGCACTCTCCCTGCTCCGCGCTGGTATGCCCTTCACCATTGAGATGTTAATGACCATTGCTGCCTTAGGCGCTTTATTTATTGGAGCCGAGCAAGAAGCCGCCCTTGTCGTATTTTTATTTACGCTAGGCGAGTGGCTAGAAGGCATAGCCGCCAATCGTGCCCGCGCCAGTATCCAAGCGCTAAGTAATTTGGTGCCTAAAACCGCGCTTAAGCTCAATGACCAAGCCACCCCTATACCAATTAATGCAGATAAACTATGCATTAGCGACCTGATTTTGGTGCGCCCCGGCGACCGGCTCCCAGCCGATGGCAACATCGCTGAGGGAGGAACCAGCATCGACGAATCCCCTATAACCGGCGAATCAGTGCCCGTTTATAAATCCACAGGAGAGGCGGTATTTGCGGGTACCATCGTGTTAGAT includes:
- a CDS encoding ABC transporter permease; translated protein: MIIHFLSETWLLWLILFTGALLFRASRNSQYFHYVFNRYLLALVTLLTVSAIVFSLMEVLPGDCAEKMIAYKNTQGESITQADIAAERARMGLDKSLPERWVNWVTDLTLKGDLGFSCAKRQSVNLALGDRFWLSFWFCIAGLVFSYLIAVPFGILSAWVLNKPWKDRSPQHTQAKRLLNTAGLGLAKMTDVMLRIISYLGLALPNFLLALTIILLYVFAGEAAPTGLFSDEWKQVSWFTESGFQWGKLNDFLGHIWLPIFVIGWSATALQLQTVRALVVDESNKLYVDAAKARGVHGFNLWAKYPVRHSISPLFNSVGFDYQRIFNDLPIVAIVIGLTDASALLIEALAMTNDQELAAGILFLVALVVISMNFITDIVLAAVDPRVRKSVLGTGGPA
- a CDS encoding ABC transporter permease, giving the protein MLTAIFRKNKPQTDTYDESYYTAGQFALIKARFMKKTVGLIAGSLLGFMVLLGLFAPFFSPVDPTIEGANPDYRRGAPQVVYFWDENGFSWRPFTYTYSKDKPKINLSALAKGGNLAALDALTSSGALNSSTQNLFTVDKNQRRYLQFLVTGWEYSLLKIDLLGIDIKWDRHLFGVDQGSIHLMGTDEDGKDVFSRTLHAIWVTISIAIVALIVKLFVSLLVGGVSGYFGGKVDAVLMSITEAVRVIPPIPIYLACAVALSQIDLTPTQRYFAIAVVIGALDFAALGRRLRTHILVERTQDYVLAAQLAGSSHGRVIWRHLIPSFGSYIIVDTLINFPYVILAETSLSFLGLGLTEPVNSLGVLLQKAQDPDIQQNMVWQFFPVAVFVTLIMAFVFVGDALRDAADPYSERNK
- a CDS encoding dipeptide ABC transporter ATP-binding protein is translated as MMALNPINTLLSIRDLTLDFRTDEGLVRALDGVSLDIHAGEVMGLVGESGSGKSATAKAIMRLHPGNALIQKPSEIQLYDGQQRIDVLGLNGKNLRTVRGGQVSMIFQEPMASFAPAITLGEQIIETIQIHLKHDRNTARKIGIELFERVGIPMPEKRFDQYVFELSGGMRQRAMIAMALSTNPKLLIADEPTTALDVTIQAQVLDLMLELREQMGMAILFITHDLGVISKIADNVTVMRQGNVVEAGTADDVLYSPQHPYTIKLLDALPHLEALPEPPQHQPEPILRISDLSITYPMSGQGRKGDHFNAVKNVSLDLPKGQIIGLVGESGSGKTSLGKAILGAAPVTSGQVEYRTEQPFTLKAGKALKRRQIAAVAQMVFQDPYGSLNPRMTVRDIIAEPLEAMKLTSSKAETDQRVIEMAKRCHLDINHLRRFPHAFSGGQRQRISIARALVANPQFLVADESVAALDVSIQAEILDLLKELKEELGLTILFISHDLSVIANLCDHVCVMRHGELIEQGSVRKIFLNPEKQYTQELISAIPLLDKVKQAAAFEICSDAEALARPKRASSSHGNQTVIQ
- a CDS encoding LysR family transcriptional regulator, with translation MDISLSEIRAFNATVKNGNYTKAASDLGVSQPAITVQIRKIESRFNGALFERINNGVRLTNLGQELHRVTRQYPDLEASIQALAEPERQTQQTIHVATASPLIFMPLFANFYQRFPESQLHIVSGTTTECRKMLLDREVDIGLFPCPLEENSISKLAYHSHHLMAILPLDHPLGNQKQLSVHQLIDYPLIFSKTDAYTQKVVDHAFKEAGLTPFPHIHMDSRYDTCEAVIYGLGIGFSLANDIRPDSRYLMVPIQEAQEEIVEHVVWLKARSGLPSIRNFVQLALENRCAETGKPIP
- a CDS encoding MerR family transcriptional regulator, giving the protein MTTYSIGKAAKASGCKVQTIRYYEQIGLVPEPFRTEGNQRYYRQEEVDRIGFIRHARALGFSLAAIKEILTLADMPDHSCKEADAIAKAQITTIEQRIAQLEALKMELTRMVEHCSGGKVANCRVIQVLADHRLCAGQHHDRVD